A stretch of Henckelia pumila isolate YLH828 chromosome 4, ASM3356847v2, whole genome shotgun sequence DNA encodes these proteins:
- the LOC140866436 gene encoding aspartyl protease family protein At5g10770-like, producing MTLFSLFLYLLLSRTSSCREIQEVDRSSHPVLRLPLYHVGGGSHSLQALDSSPSPSPSFLESLALDEERVKFLNSRLDGNNATTKIHHVTTSISKGSESWIDEKSVNVPLNPGIPIGISNFYTKIGLGTPPTYHNVIMDTGSSFSWIQCEPCLVYCHPQAGARFDPSTSKTYQKLPCGTSQCSSLKVATLNSPMCTTSNTCIYSATYGDQSFSIGYLSKDSLTFGSESLPGFVFGCGQDNNGLFGKSAGLIGLGKDSLSMLSQLSTKYGRVFSYCLPTSTFLGRTGSGGFLSIGTVSNSAYKFTPMLAEYRDSTLYFVKLSAIYLSGKPLAVGSSGYSSPTVIDSGTTISRLSAPVYSALKQGFVDIVSSKFKIAPSFSILDACFYATFDEISTAIPSVELIFQGGADLRLAPHNIVLEVEKGTSCLAFASSSSMVIIGNTQQQTFDITYDVESSKIGFAAGGCR from the exons ATGACACTTTTTTCTCTGTTTTTATATCTCTTGCTCTCAAGAACCTCTTCATGTAGAGAAATTcaag AAGTTGATCGATCGAGTCATCCTGTTTTGCGCCTCCCTTTATATCATGTCGGAGGAGGGTCTCACTCGCTTCAGGCTTTGGACTCGTCCCCGTCCCCGTCCCCGTCCTTCTTAGAGTCACTTGCACTCGATGAAGAACGTGTCAAGTTTCTAAATTCCAGACTTGATGGCAACAACGCGACGACCAAGATTCATCACGTCACCACCTCCATTTCCAAAGGATCAGAAAGCTGGATTGATGAAAAATCTGTGAATGTACCTCTGAATCCTGGCATACCAATTGGTATCTCAAATTTCTACACCAAAATAGGCCTCGGAACGCCGCCGACGTACCACAACGTCATCATGGACACCGGAAGCTCCTTCTCCTGGATTCAGTGCGAGCCCTGTTTGGTGTATTGTCATCCTCAGGCCGGTGCACGCTTCGACCCCTCGACATCTAAAACATATCAGAAGCTACCCTGTGGGACGAGTCAGTGCTCTTCCCTCAAGGTTGCCACTCTCAATAGTCCTATGTGCACGACTTCGAATACGTGCATATACTCTGCTACATACGGAGATCAATCCTTCTCTATTGGATATCTCAGCAAAGACTCGCTCACCTTCGGCTCAGAATCACTCCCTGGTTTCGTGTTTGGATGCGGGCAAGACAACAACGGCCTATTCGGCAAATCAGCCGGCCTGATCGGGCTCGGGAAAGACAGCCTTTCCATGCTATCTCAACTATCTACGAAATATGGCAGAGTCTTTTCTTATTGCCTCCCAACATCCACATTCCTGGGAAGAACCGGCAGCGGAGGCTTTTTATCGATCGGAACGGTTTCGAATTCTGCCTACAAGTTCACTCCAATGCTGGCAGAATACAGGGATTCCACATTGTACTTCGTAAAGCTCTCGGCAATATATTTGTCCGGTAAACCATTAGCGGTTGGATCATCCGGATACAGCTCCCCCACGGTCATAGATTCAGGCACCACCATATCGCGGTTATCCGCACCGGTGTATTCGGCGCTGAAGCAAGGATTTGTTGATATCGTGTCTTCCAAATTCAAGATTGCTCCATCCTTCTCCATTCTCGATGCATGTTTTTATGCGACATTTGATGAAATATCTACAGCTATTCCTTCGGTTGAATTGATCTTTCAAGGCGGGGCCGACCTGAGACTTGCCCCCCACAATATCGTACTAGAAGTGGAGAAAGGTACGAGTTGCTTGGCCTTTGCATCCAGCTCGAGTATGGTTATCATCGGCAACACACAGCAACAGACTTTCGACATTACTTACGACGTCGAAAGCTCGAAAATCGGGTTCGCGGCCGGTGGATGTCGCTAG
- the LOC140867015 gene encoding protein SOMBRERO-like yields the protein MMRGNGELSVPPGFRFHPTDEELLYYYLRKKVSYEPIDLDVIREVDLNKLEPWDLKDKCRIGSSPQNEWYFFSHKDKKYPTGTRTNRATAAGFWKATGRDKGIHMSSSKRIGMRKTLVFYTGRAPHGCKTDWIMHEYRLDDDINAQIQEDGWVVCRVFKKKNHTRGFHPQSEADQEDHDQQQVAAATNFQATIAESTLVPKQIITTDHEYNMMNYVFDPTNSMHLPQLTSPESTIPPSFLSSLPLISTMDLQCTQNLLNLTSSSTGVGGGDHGHPSVACRVMQHERFSGDWTFLDKLLATHQTMDQSGKYHQISQVSDLVPTAAQRFPFPYLNFEQDFSKYYSK from the exons ATGATGCGTGGAAACGGGGAGCTATCGGTGCCACCAGGTTTCCGATTTCATCCAACAGACGAGGAATTGTTATATTACTACCTGAGGAAGAAGGTGTCCTATGAACCCATTGACTTGGATGTTATTCGGGAAGTCGACCTCAACAAACTCGAGCCTTGGGACCTCAAAG ATAAATGTAGAATCGGGTCGAGTCCCCAGAATGAATGGTACTTTTTCAGCCACAAAGACAAAAAGTATCCCACAGGAACAAGAACCAATCGAGCCACTGCAGCGGGCTTCTGGAAGGCAACGGGTCGGGACAAGGGGATCCATATGAGTAGTTCGAAGAGAATTGGTATGAGAAAAACCCTGGTTTTCTACACAGGACGAGCCCCTCATGGATGCAAGACTGATTGGATCATGCACGAGTATCGTTTGGATGATGATATCAATGCTCAAATCCAA GAGGACGGATGGGTGGTGTGCAGGGTTTTCAAGAAGAAAAATCACACGAGAGGGTTCCATCCCCAAAGCGAGGCGGATCAAGAAGATCATGATCAGCAGCAGGTGGCTGCAGCAACTAATTTCCAGGCTACCATTGCAGAATCTACTTTGGTACCTAAACAGATCATAACTACTGATCATGAATACAACATGATGAATTACGTATTTGATCCTACCAATTCCATGCATCTTCCACAGTTAACGAGCCCCGAATCAACCATTCCACCTTCTTTCTTGTCATCACTTCCGTTGATCAGTACCATGGACTTGCAGTGTACGCAGAACCTGTTGAATTTAACATCAAGTAGTACTGGAGTTGGAGGTGGAGATCATGGGCATCCTTCTGTCGCCTGCAGGGTCATGCAACACGAGCGATTTTCTGGGGACTGGACGTTCCTGGATAAGCTCCTCGCTACGCATCAAACCATGGATCAGAGTGGCAAATATCACCAGATTTCGCAAGTTTCTGATTTGGTTCCAACGGCGGCTCAGAGATTCCCATTTCCTTACCTCAACTTTGAACAAGATTTTTCTAAATATTATTCCAAGTAG
- the LOC140867528 gene encoding uncharacterized protein, producing the protein MSGAQGTLPPDSHTATTYKSVGGGENKTRLDIHSKEDERGVQIDKLQDKVEDAAGKGGPVFGAGKDDHKDDLGATGTA; encoded by the coding sequence ATGTCGGGAGCTCAAGGAACACTGCCGCCGGATTCGCACACAGCGACGACGTACAAGTCTGTTGGGGGCGGAGAAAACAAGACGCGGCTGGATATTCATTCCAAGGAAGATGAGCGCGGGGTCCAGATCGATAAATTACAGGACAAGGTGGAGGACGCCGCCGGGAAAGGAGGTCCGGTTTTCGGCGCCGGCAAGGATGATCACAAAGATGACTTAGGTGCCACTGGCACAGCTTAA
- the LOC140867122 gene encoding uncharacterized protein has protein sequence MMLLLLQSCNFSSHQLQKSSNFFASPTARFLNAGKNSRTPRLSFRCVSELASHYISVGNIADVLHNKVLVAAALSAAIGQLSKPFTSTIFYGKKFDFRTAVQAGGFPSTHSSAAVATATSLALERGFADAIFGLAVVYASLIMYDAQGVRREVGIHAKELNKVMLKTMSMSTSSRNDANDLTNSLSRKPSSNIGKVNSLPLEEETSFRTKPTNSSLLVNSDDVINGTTLLRSAVVVPDAKEGPRTVAYVHTPLKESIGHTEIEVAAGALLGFLVSLAVYPYV, from the exons ATGATGTTGCTGCTGCTGCAATCGTGCAACTTTTCGAGTCACCAATTGCAGAAAAGTAGCAATTTTTTTGCCTCACCCACTGCCCGATTCCTGAACGCCGGGAAAAATTCCAGGACTCCACGTCTTTCCTTCCGGTGTGTCTCCGAACTCGCGTCCCACTACATTTCAGTCGGCAATATAGCCGATGTTTTGCACAACAAG GTTCTGGTAGCGGCTGCTTTGTCTGCAGCGATTGGGCAACTGTCGAAACCGTTTACCTCGACTATTTTCTATGGCAAGAAGTTTGATTTTAGGACTGCCGTTCAAGCAGGAGGATTCCCTTCGACCCATTCTTCG GCTGCTGTGGCAACTGCAACTTCTCTTGCCCTCGAGAG GGGATTTGCTGATGCAATTTTCGGTCTCGCCGTAGTCTACGCCAGCCTTATCATGTACGATGCACAG GGAGTACGACGGGAAGTGGGAATTCATGCAAAAGAACTAAACAAAGTTATGCTCAAAACCATGTCAATGTCAACATCCTCTAGAAATGATGCCAATGATTTAACCAACTCTCTTTCAAGAAAACCATCTTCGAATATAGGGAAAGTCAACTCTCTTCCCTTAGAGGAAGAAACTTCTTTCCGGACAAAGCCAACCAATTCTTCTTTGTTAGTCAACTCCGACGACGTAATAAATGGCACCACCTTACTAAGATCGGCAGTTGTGGTACCAGACGCGAAAGAAGGGCCAAGAACTGTGGCTTATGTTCACACTCCATTGAAAGAATCGATTGGTCACACAGAAATTGAAGTTGCTGCCGGTGCCTTGTTGGGTTTCTTGGTTAGTTTAGCAGTATACCCATATGTATGA